A window of Microcoleus sp. FACHB-831 contains these coding sequences:
- the hpsE gene encoding hormogonium polysaccharide biosynthesis glycosyltransferase HpsE yields the protein MSLDFTVAIPTYNGATRLPKLLEKLLQQSNIKHLNWEIIIVDNNSKDATAKIVESEINNWQYSYPLKYYFEAEQGAAFARQRAVREARGELIFFLDDDNLPDTNWLAAAYIFGKEHPKAGAYSGQIHGAFEGEPPENFDKIKQFLAIREHGDKPHLFDADSLRLPPAAALVVRKQAWLESVPSRPFLTGKLPGVMVQGDDYEPLLYIHKAGWEIWYNPAMHTYHQIPQWRLERGYLLTLARGCGLATCSLRMVDVKNSQKPIIILRTILGNLRRVAFHFIKYRQQLKTDLIAAFEMEFFLGSLFSPFLFLKTSLNRRK from the coding sequence GCTATACCAACTTATAACGGTGCAACTCGGTTGCCAAAGCTCTTAGAAAAATTACTACAACAATCTAATATAAAACACCTTAATTGGGAAATTATCATTGTTGATAATAACAGTAAAGACGCTACAGCAAAAATTGTTGAAAGTGAGATCAATAACTGGCAATATTCATATCCCTTAAAGTATTATTTTGAAGCAGAACAAGGAGCCGCCTTTGCACGACAACGGGCTGTAAGGGAAGCCAGAGGAGAATTAATCTTTTTTCTTGATGATGATAATCTGCCCGATACTAATTGGCTTGCTGCGGCTTATATCTTTGGGAAAGAACATCCAAAAGCAGGAGCCTACAGCGGTCAAATTCACGGCGCTTTTGAAGGGGAACCACCAGAAAATTTTGATAAAATAAAACAATTTCTAGCGATTAGAGAACATGGAGATAAACCTCATTTATTTGATGCAGATAGCTTAAGACTTCCCCCTGCTGCTGCTTTAGTTGTTCGCAAACAAGCTTGGTTGGAAAGCGTCCCCAGCCGTCCTTTTCTTACTGGGAAATTGCCTGGAGTAATGGTGCAGGGAGATGATTACGAACCATTACTTTACATCCATAAAGCAGGCTGGGAAATTTGGTATAACCCGGCGATGCATACCTATCATCAAATTCCCCAATGGCGACTAGAACGAGGTTACTTACTTACTCTCGCGAGAGGCTGTGGTTTGGCTACGTGTTCGCTGCGAATGGTGGATGTAAAAAATTCGCAGAAACCAATTATTATTCTCAGAACAATATTAGGGAATCTGCGCCGGGTCGCATTCCACTTCATCAAGTACCGACAGCAACTTAAAACCGATCTAATTGCTGCTTTCGAGATGGAATTTTTTCTGGGAAGTCTGTTTAGCCCCTTTCTATTTTTAAAGACTAGCTTGAATAGAAGAAAATAA